The genome window ATCAACGTCACCCGCCGCCAGCTCGAACGCCTGTTCCGCCTGCACCTGAACGACACCCCGAGCAACTTCTATCTGCGCCTGCGCCTGGAAAAGGCCCGGCAACTGCTGCGCCAGACCGACATGAGCGTACTGGAAGTGAGCATCGCCTGCGGCTTTGAGTCACCGTCGTACTTCACCCGCAGTTACCGGGCACGGTTCGCGCGTTGTCCACGGGAAGATCGGCGGCGGCAGGGGGATGGGCGGGAGGTGGTTTGACAGGCTTTTATACTCAATTATACTCGCGACTATAAATTATACCTGTCGCCATAATTGAGTATAAAACCATGTCCAAGCACCCTGGTTTTGTATTCCGACGCCCTGATCTGGCCCGCAATATTGTCGATGGGCTGGTCGGCGCCGGGATCCAGGATTACACCTCAGGCCTGTTCCTGGCCGCGCCGAGACGTACCGGAAAAAGTACGTTCCTGCGTGAAGACTTGATTCCCGAGTGCGAAACCCGCGGCTGGCTCGCGGTCTACGTCGACCTGTGGGCCAACAAGGAGAAAGACCCTGCCGACCTGATCGCTTCGGCAATCGCCGGGGCACTGGTGCCTTATGAAAAGGGGATCCGCAAGCTGGCCAAATCCATGGGCATCGACAAACTCAGCTTCTTGCGCACGTTGTCCTGGGATTTCAGCCTGCCGCAACTGCCCGAAGGGGCGACGCTGACCCAGGCGCTGGAGTTGTTGCACAGTGCGGCCGGTAAAACCGTGGTGCTGGTGATCGACGAAGCCCAGCATGCGTTGACCACCGAGGCCGGGGTCAACGCCATGTTCGCCCTCAAGGCTGCCCGCGACCAACTCAACCAAGGGCGCGAGGGCGATACCAGCGGCCTGCGCCTGGTGTTCACCGGCTCCAATCGCGACAAACTCGCGCACTTGGTACTCAGCCGTAACCAACCGTTCTACGGATCCAGCATCACCTCGTTCCCATTGCTGGGTAAAGAGTTCACCAAAGCCTACGCTGCCCATTTGAACGCGCATCTGGCCCAAACCAATCAGTTCAATGCCGATGACTTGGACCAGGCCTTCGAGTTGGTAGGGCGCCGCCCTGAAATGCTGCGCAGCGTCATTGGCGAAATTGCCTTGGAACTGGGTGAGGCGAGCCACTTGGGCGAATTGCTGCGCAACAGCGCGCAAATGCTCCGTGCTGGCGTCTGGACCGAGTTTGAAAGTGCCTGGAACGCCTTGACGGTGCCGCAACGGGCAGTGCTGCAGGTCATGGCCGAGCGCTCGCAAAACAACGAACCCTTTGCGCCCTTCACCGATTCAACGCTGGACGCCGTGAGCAAGGTGCTCAGGAGCATGGGCAGCGAAGTCGTGCCTGGCACCCAGACCATCCAATCCTGCATCGACGCGCTGCGTGACAAGGAACTGGTGTGGAAGTCCAATCGCGGTGGTTACGCCTTGGAGGACAAAGCGTTTGCGGATTGGTTGAAGGGGTATCGCAAGCAACATTGAACCTGGGAATACATTCTGTGGCGAGGGAGCTTGCTCCCGCTGGGTGCGCCCTGTAGGAGCTGTCGAGTGCAACGAGGCTGCGATCTTTCCCCAGACACTTGAATCCCAAGCGAAAGATCAAAAGATCGCAGGCTTCGCCAGCTCCTACAGAGCCGAGCGGGAGCAAGCTCCCTCGCCACAGGTATTGTGTTCGGCTGGAAAAGGTCTATTTCTTCATCAATGCCGAGCACGCCGCCTTGTACGCCTCGTGCTGATACTTGTTCAGCGTCGCCGGCAAGGCGAAGTCATGTTTCTTGTGCTGCGCGTTGAGGGTCTGCGGTGACAGCAGTGTCACCTCGCAGCCTTCCAGCAACTGGAAAACCCCTTCAATCTTGAACGTGGTCGGTCCGCCGGCGAACTCGCCTTTCTTGCTGCGCTTCTTGATGGCGATGCGCTCGATGCCATTCTCGACCACGAACGCCCGTACCTGGGCGGCAAACGCCTTGACGTTGGCGGCTTCGTCATCGTCGTCCAGGGCGATTTTCTTGGTGTTCAGCGCGATGTGAGTCAACGCCTGCTGCTCCAGCGAGGCAACGGCGATGATCGCTTCGCTGCCTTTGATTTCGATGCCGCAAATGATCATTGGAACCCTTGATGCCTGGAGGTGTGGAGTTGCAGTTTATCCATCTTGGTCTGGAACGCCGCGGTGATTTTTTCATTTGCGGCCCACTCAGTTCATGCTTTGGCGCAGATCGAGCATGATCTTGTCGAAGTAATCGACCCGGATGACGCCGAAGCGGGGGTATTCGAAGTCCAGGATCACATACAGCACGCAGACCATGACCGCCGCGTAACCCAGGCTGTGCAGCCAGTTGCGCCGCTTTGTACCGGCCATGCCATAGCCGATCAGCAGGGCGCTGATCAGGGCCATGGTCACCAGCATCAGGTAGATGACCAGCGGTGGGTGGGTTTCATGGGCCACGGCGCGGGTGGTGGTGATATCGATCATTTCATTTTGTGCCTGCAGCACACTGACCCCCAGGGTTGGGGTGGGCATTTGCTGCAGGGCGGCGATCGTGCGTTTCCAGATGGTCTGTTGCAAGTCACTGGCACGATCATGGGCGGCTTCGTCGAGTTCGTCTTCGCGCAGATCGCGGTAATACTCGATGCGGGCGTCGACGTAATCCTTGAACGCCTGGCGCACGGCCGGTTGCTCGCTGGCCGGTAGCAGGTCCAGGCGTAGCCAGGCGGTGCCCATGGCATTGGTTTCGGCAACGATCAGCGCGCGCCGTTGATCCAGGCGCGTGGCTGCGCCAGAGAAGGTAAAGGCAATCAGCAGTGCCAGCAGGCCGAACACTGCGCCTTCTATTGCCCCAATGCCTTGGCGGGCGCCCTCCGGGTCTTGGGCCAGGTGACGGTTGCCGATCCGGCGACCGGCCTCGATGCCCGCCACGATGGCGATAAAAATAGCTAACCCATATAAAGGCAAGGCGGTAAGAGAGAGCATATGAAAATCCCTTGATAGGCAATAACACCGACTAACGTGAGCGCCTGTCATGAGCTGATCCTAAGCCCCTCCTTTCGCTTCGGATACTGTCAGAGTTAACAGTATCCGAAGCCTAATGTCTGTTGGGATATCCCCCGTAGGCCTACAGTTCCAACTGGTCAGCATGGATACCAAAGGCAGCGGCAATTTTCTCTCGGGTAGCCCGGCGAGGCTTTGCGACCGATTCCTGTTGGGCAAACGCCGACTGAGAAATACCCAGGCGCCTGGCGACTTCATCCTGAGTCAGGTTCAAGTGTTCGCGCCAGGCGCGGATAGGCGTAGCGCCGTCGACGATACGGCTGACCACTTCATGGGGAATCAGATCGGGTTCCAGTTTTTGCGCAACGTATTGTGCGTACGGAATGACCACAAATGCCGGGTTTCCGTCTGCATCGTTGATGATCTGAATATCAGTAGGTGCGTTCATCGCGTTTCTTGACCTCTTGAATGCTGACGACCTTGATCGCCCCGTCCCAATCGAACATGACTCGGTAGTTGCCTACCCGCAGGCGGTACGCATAGTCATGACCGACAAGCGCTTTGACGTTGACCACGTCAGGCATCTGGGCGAGCGCCGTAACGGCATCCCGAACTTGGGCCTGATGGGCTGAGTGCAATTTCAGAAGCTGCTTAACGGCTTTTCTGGTCCAGTGGATAGTGTTCATGGAAAGAATATAAGTCTTTTATAAGATTTGCGAATCCTGACTTATATTCTTTCCGGGGCCAACGCGTGAACGATGTCTGGATATTGCTCCGTGGATAACCCTTTACTCCTGCCCAATCGACTCCAAAAACTCCGACCGATCATCGCTCACCTGGGCCATGCAGTCGTTTTCGGCGATCTTGTAGGCTTCGCTGCCGGGTTTGGCCGGGAAGGCGGCGATGGCGCAGTCGGCGTCGCGCTGTTTTTGCCACAGTTGTTGGGCGGCCTTGACCTTGGCGGTGATGTCGTTGAGCTGGGTCTTGTCGCTGGCGTAGCGGGTTTGCAGGCGTTCGTTGAGGCTCTGCAGGTTTTCGTTGAGCAGTTGTTCGGCGGCCGTCTTGCCGTAGGCCGAGCAGGCCAGGGTCTGGACGTCGTTTTCAACTTCGTCGCAGGGATTGGGCTCGGTGTCTTCGGTTGCGTGTGCCAGGGTGCTGATCAGTGCCAAAGCCAGGAAGATTGATTTCATCGCGTTGCCGCTCAAGTCCAGTGAAAACCAGTGATGCGGCGGATTCTGGCGCAACCGTCGGGTAAAGAACAGACGGGCAGGGTGGGCCTGTTGTAGCCCATTGTCGTGGATTGACGCTTTCGGCAATTCCCCTGTCGTTTTTGCACCGGGTCGCGACGGCCCTCAGGCATATGCTGGCCCCAAAGCGCCGGCACACGATTCGGCGCATGAATCGCTGACAAAAGGGGACTGCCTGATGAGCCCAGCCGAATTGCACGCCGACAGCATCGTTATCGACGGGCTGATCATTGCCAAGTGGAACCGCGACCTGTTCGAAGACATGCGCAAGGGCGGCCTGACCGCAGCCAACTGCACCGTGTCGGTGTGGGAAGGTTTCCAGGCCACCATCAACAACATCGTCGCCAGCCAGAAGCTGATCCGCGAGAACAGCGACCTGGTGATTCCGGTGAAAACCACCGCCGACATCCGTCGCGCCAAGGAACAGGGCAAGACCGGCATCATCTTCGGCTTCCAGAACGCCCACGCCTTCGAAGACCAGCTCGGCTACGTCGAGATCTTCAAGCAGTTGGGCGTCGGTGTGGTGCAGATGTGCTACAACACCCAGAACCTGGTAGGCACCGGTTGCTACGAACGCGACGGCGGCCTGTCGGGCTTCGGTCGCGAGATCGTCGCCGAGATGAACCGTGTCGGCATCATGTGCGACCTGTCCCACGTCGGTTCCAAGACCTCCGAAGAAGTCATCCTCGAATCGAAGAAGCCGGTGTGCTATTCCCACTGCCTGCCGTCCGGCCTGAAAGAGCACCCGCGCAACAAATCCGATGAAGAGCTGAAGTTCATCGCCGACCACGGCGGTTTCGTCGGCGTGACCATGTTCGCGCCGTTCCTGGCCAAGGGCATCGATTCGACCATCGACGACTACGCCGAAGCCATCGAATACACCATGAACATCGTCGGTGAGGACGCCATCGGCATCGGTACCGACTTCACCCAGGGCCACGGCCAGGATTTCTTCGAAATGCTGACCCACGACAAGGGCTACGCCCGTCGTCTGACCAGCTTCGGCAAGATCATCAACCCCCTGGGCATCCGCACCGTGGGCGAGTTCCCGAACCTGACCGAGACGCTGCTCAAGCGCGGCCATCCTGAGCGGGTGGTGCGCAAGATCATGGGCGAGAACTGGGTCAACGTGCTGAAAGACGTCTGGGGCGAATAACCGCCGCCGCATCGCTAATCCTCTACCTGCGGCCCTCTGCGCCGCAGGCAATACCACGAATTTCCGGAGTCAAGTTTTCATGGCCAAGATCGCCCCGCAACTGCCTATCGAAGTCGACAGCGAAACCGGTATCTGGACGTCCGACGCCCTGCCGATGCTGTACGTACCGCGTCACTTCTTCGTCAACAACCACATGGGCATCGAAGAAGTGCTGGGCGCCGACGCCTACGCCGAGATTCTCTACAAGGCCGGCTACAAATCCGCCTGGCACTGGTGTGAAAAAGAAGCCGAATGCCACGGCCTGGAAGGCGTCGCAGTGTTCGAGCACTACATGAAACGCCTGTCCCAGCGTGGCTGGGGCCTGTTCAAGATCCAGGACATCGACCTGGATAAAGGCACCGCCAGCGTCAAGCTCGAGCACTCGGCGTTCGTCTATGTGTACGGCAAGGTCGGGCGCAAGGTCGACTACATGTTCACCGGCTGGTTCGCCGGCGCCATGGACCAGATCCTCGCCGCTCGTGGCAGTTCGATCCGCACCGTGGCCGAGCAGGTCTATGGCGGTTCCGAAGAAGGCCACGACGACGGCCTGTTCATCGTCAAGCCGTTGTAAGTCGAGGATCGCGCCATGGCTTTTGAAGCAATGTTCCAGCCGATCCAGATCGGCAAGCTGACCATCCGCAACCGCGTGCTCAGCACCGCGCACGCCGAGGTCTACGCCACCGACGGCGGCATGACCACCGACCGGTACGTGAAGTATTACGAAGAAAAGGCCAAGGGCGGCATCGGCCTGGCGATCTGTGGTGGCTCGTCGGTGGTTGCCATCGACAGCCCGCAGGAATGGTGGAGCTCGGTGAACCTGTCCACCGACCGCATCATTCCGCACTTCCAGAACCTGGCTGACGCCATGCACAAGCATGGCGCCAAGATCATGATCCAGATTACCCACATGGGCCGTCGCTCGCGCTGGGACGGTTTCAACTGGCCGACCCTAATGTCGCCGTCCGGCGTGCGTGAGCCGGTGCACCGTGCCACCTGCAAGACCATCGAGCCGGAAGAAATCTGGCGGGTGATCGGCAACTACGCCCAGGCGGCACGGCGTGCCAAGGCCGGTGGCCTGGACGGCGTCGAGCTTTCCGCCGTGCACCAGCACATGATCGACCAGTTCTGGAGCCCGCGGGTCAACAAGCGTACCGACGAATGGGGCGGCAGCTTCGAAGGCCGCATGAAGTTCGGCCTGGAAGTGCTGAAGGCCGTGCGCGCCGAAGTGGGCGACGATTTCTGCGTGGGCATGCGCCTGTGCGGCGACGAGTTCCACCCGGACGGCTTGTCCCACGAGGACATGAAGCAGATCGCCAAGTACTACGACGACACCGGCATGCTGGATTTCATCGGCGTGGTGGGCTCGGGTTGCGACACCCACAACACCCTGGCCAACGTCATCCCGAACATGAGTTATCCACCGGAGCCGTTCCTGCACTTGGCCGCCGGTATCAAGGAAGTGGTCAAGGTCCCGGTGCTGCACGCGCAGAACATCAAGGACCCGAACCAGGCCACGCGGATCCTGGAAGGCGGATACGTCGACATGGTCGGCATGACCCGTGCCCACATCGCCGACCCGCACCTGATCGCCAAGATCAAGATGGGCCAGATCGACCAGATCAAGCAGTGCGTGGGCGCCAACTACTGCATCGACCGTCAGTACCAAGGCCTGGACGTGCTGTGCATCCAGAACGCCGCGACGTCCCGTGAATACATGGGCGTGCCGCACATCATCGAGAAGTCCACCGGGCCCAAGCGCAAAGTGGTCGTCGTCGGTGCCGGCCCGGCCGGGATGGAAGCGGCGCGTGTGGCCGCCGAACGTGGGCACGACGTGACCTTGTTCGAGAAGAAGGAATTCATCGGCGGGCAGATCACTACCGCCTCGAAAGCCCCGCAACGGGACCAGATCGCCGGTATCACTCGCTGGTTCCAACTGGAACTGGCGCGGCTGAAAGTCGACCTGCGCCTGGGCGTGGCGGCTGACGCGGCGACGATCATGGACCTGCGTCCGGACGTGGTGGTGCTGGCCGTCGGCGGCCATCCGTTCCTGGAGCAGAACGAACACTGGGGCGCCGCCGAAGGGCTGGTGGTCAGCAGCTGGGATGTGCTCGACGGCAAGGTCGCGCCGGGCAAGAACGTGCTGGTCTACGACACCATTTGCGAGTTCACCGGCATGTCGGTGGCCGACTTCCTCGCCGACAAAGGCAGCCAGGTCGAGATCGTCACCGACGACATCAAGCCGGGCGTGGCCATTGGCGGGACTTCGTTCCCCACGTACTACCGCAGCATGTACCCCAAGGAAGTGATCATGACCGGGGACATGATGCTGGAGAAGGTCTACCGCGAAGGCGACAAGCTGGTGGCGGTGCTGGAGAACGAATACACCGGCGCCAAGGAAGAACGCGTGGTGGACCAGGTGGTGGTGGAAAACGGCGTGCGGCCGGACGAAGAAATCTACTACGCGCTCAAGGAAGGCTCGCGCAACAAGGGCCAGATCGACGTCGAAGCCTTGTTCGCGATCAAGCCCCAGCCGTGCCTGGAGCAGAGCGGCGATGGCTACCTGCTGTTCCGCATCGGTGACTGCGTGGCCCAGCGTAATACCCACGCGGCCATCTACGACGCCCTGCGGTTGTGCAAGGATTTCTAACGGCTTGTGGATAACCCTGTGGGAGCGAGCTTGCTCGCGATAGCGGTGGATCAGGCGACATTTATGTTGGATCTGAGTCCGTCTTCGCGAGCAAGCTCGCTCCCACAGGGATCGAGCAAGACATCCAGGTTTCTGTGCCTGCAAGACCTGAGGTCTTTGGGAGCTTCACCATGCTGAACACCCTTCTTCCAACCCTGCTGTTCGCAGCCCTGGGCCTCGCGGTCCTCGGCGCCTTGCGGCGGGTGAACATGTGGCGCCGGGGACGACCGGCCAAGGTCGACCTGATCGGCGGTCTCTTTGCCATGCCCAAGCGCTACATGGTGGATTTGCACCACGTAGTGGCGCGGGACAAATACATTGCCAACACCCACGTCGCCACGGCCGGTGGTGCGGTGGCGTCGGTGGTGCTGGCGATTCTGGTCCACGGGTTTGGCCTGCATAACCGTTTCCTCGGCTATGCGTTGCTGTTGATGTCGGCCGTGATGTTCGTCGGTGCGATCTTTGTCTACCTGCGTCGGCGCAATCCGCCGGCCCGTTTGTCCAAGGGCCCGTGGATGCGCCTGCCGAAAAGCCTGTTGGCGTTTTCGGCGTCGTTCTTCCTGGTGACCCTGCCGGTGGCGGGCATCCTGCCGGAGAACTTCGGCGGTTGGCTGGTGGCGGCGGTCCTGGGTGTCGGTGTGCTGTGGGGCGTCTCGGAACTGTTCTTCGGCATGACCTGGGGCGGGCCGATGAAGCACGCCTTCGCCGGTGCCCTGCACCTGGCCTGGCACCGCCGCGCCGAGCGCTTTGGCGGCGGCCGTTCCACCGGTCTCAAGCCGCTGGATCTGAACGATCCCGCCGCGCCACTGGGCGTGGAGAAACCCAAGGATTTCACCTGGAACCAACTGCTGGGCTTTGACGCCTGCGTGCAGTGCGGCAAGTGTGAGGCTGCCTGCCCGGCGTTCGCGGCCGGCCAGCCGTTGAACCCGAAAAAACTCATCCAGGACATGGTCGTCGGCCTGGCCGGCGGCACCGATGCGAAATTCGCTGGCAGCCCATACCCGGGTAAACCTGTGGGCGAACATGCGGGTAATCCCCATCAGCCGATCGTCAACGGCCTGGTAGACGCCGAGACCCTGTGGTCCTGCACCACCTGCCGCGCGTGCGTCGAGGAATGCCCGATGATGATCGAGCACGTCGATGCCATCGTCGACATGCGCCGCCACCTGACCCTGGAAAAAGGCGCCACGCCGAACAAGGGCGCCGAGGTGCTGGAAAACCTCATCGCCACCGACAACCCTGGCGGCTTTGCCCCGGGCGGGCGGATGAACTGGGCGGCGGACCTGAACTTGAACCTGCTCAGCGAGAAGAAATCCACCGACGTGCTGTTCTGGGTCGGCGACGGTGCCTTCGACATGCGCAACCAGCGCACCTTGCGCGCCTTCGTCAAAGTGCTGAAGGCGGCGAAAATCGATTTTGCCGTGCTCGGCCTCGAAGAACGCGACAGTGGCGACGTGGCCCGGCGCCTGGGTGATGAAGCGACGTTCCAGCTGTTGGCCAAACGCAACATCCAGACCCTGGCCAAATACAGCTTCAACCGCATCGTCACCTGCGACCCCCACAGCTTCCATGTGCTGAAAAACGAATACGGCGCCTTCGATGGCAACTATTTGGTGCAGCACCACAGCACCTACCTGGCGGAGATTATCGACGCCGGCGCGCTGAACCTCGGCCAGCACAAGGGCGACAGCGTGACCTATCACGACCCGTGCTACCTGGGCCGCTACAACGGCGAATACGAGGCGCCGCGCCAGGTGCTGCGTGCGCTGGGTATCGAGGTCAAGGAGATGCAGCGTTCCGGTTTCCGTTCGCGTTGCTGCGGCGGCGGTGGCGGTGCGCCGATCACTGACATTCCAGGCAAGCAGCGGATTCCTGATATGCGCATGGACGACATTCGCGAAACCGGCGCTGAGCTGGTGGCAGTGGGTTGCCCACAGTGCACCGCGATGCTCGAAGGCGTGGTCGAACCGCGGCCAATGATCAAGGACATTGCCGAACTGGTGGCTGACGCACTGCTTGAAGACGCAGCCCCGAGCAAGCCCGTGGCCCCAGCCAAACGTGAACCTGCGGAGGTGCATTAATGAGCGACATCATCCGCCGCGACCCGCGCGCCGAGTGGATCGCCCGCAACCGCCTGCACCCGCTGCACGCGGCCATGCAACCGGTCCAGCACAGCTGGATGGGCCCCAACGGTGTCATCCGCAAGAACGTCCATGGCATCGGTTTCATTGGCCCCAACGGCATCAAGCGCATCGACCGCAGCGGTGCCCAGCAGGGTGGCGCGAGCAAGCGCACTGCCGCCGTTGAAGTGCAATTGCCGCTGCATCAAGTACCGCAACCGGCGTTCTACATCAGTGTGGTGCCGGACATGGTCGGTGGTCGCCTCAGCAGCCACGACCGCGATCTGCTGGGCCTGGCCCATCAGCTGGCGGGTACGGACGGCGCGGTGCTGGCAGTGGTGTTCGGCGAGCACAAGGAAAACGCCTTCGCCACGGCCGGTGTCGACCGCTTGCTGGTACTGGAAGGTGAGGCCTTCAGCGGTTATGCACCGGAACAACGGGTGCAGGGTCTGCGGGCTGTGGATAACCAATTCAACCCACGCCATTGGCTGCTGCCCGACAGCCGCACCGGTGGCGGTGAACTGGGCCGGCGTTTTGCCGCAGCCCTGGGTGAGCGCCCGGCCACGCGGGTCTGGCAGGTCAAGGGCGAAGAGTGCATTGGCCGCGCCGGTGCGGGCCTGCAAGACTTGGCCCGGCCGTTGGCGCGCTTGATCCTGGCAGCGGCCGAATGCGCCGAACCGGTCAGCGAAACCCGCCACGAAGCCTTGCCGGTGGAGTTATCCACAAGCGTGGCCCGCAGCTTGTCGCGAATCGAAGATCTCGGTGCGGTGGCGGTGGACCCGGGCGCGATCCCGATGGCCGAGGCCGAATTCATTTTCTCCGGCGGCAACGGGGTCAAGGACTGGGCGCTGTTCCACCAGACCGCTGCGGCCCTGGGTGCCACCGAAGGCGCTTCGCGGGTGGCAGTGGACGACGGCTTCATGGCCCGGGATCGCCAGGTCGGTGCGTCCGGTACCTGGGTCACGGCACGGGTCTACGTGGCGGTGGGGATTTCCGGGGCGATCCAGCACCTGCAGGGCATTGGCGCCTGCGACAAGGTGGTGGCAATCAACCTCGACCCAGGCTGCGACATGATCAAACGGGCAGACCTGTCGGTGATCGGTGACAGCGCGGCGATTCTCCAGGCCTTGATCGCGGCGGTAGAGGCTTACCGCAACGAAGCCAAGCGTGATGCGGCTTAAGAAGGATAAGTTGATGAGTACCCAAGTGATCAGCCTCGTGTCCATTGGCGCCCACCCCACTTCCGGTCGGCCCCGGCGCGCCGAACAGGACGCCCGGGCCGTGGAACTGGGCCTGCAACTGGCCGGCAACGACCTGCAAGTGCTGCACGCCGGTGACGTGGCCGAACCAGCCCTGCGCGCCTACTTGGGCATGGGCCTGGATGAACTCCACGTCCTGGAAAATCCCGAGGGGGCCGACGCCCTGCCGGCCCTGACCGACTACCTGCGTGACGCTGGCGCCCAAGTGGTGCTCACCGGCAGCCAGGCGGAAACCGGTGAAGGCTCGGGCATGCTTCCCTTTCTGCTGGCGGAAAACCTCGGTTGGCCGTTGGTGGTGGGGCTGGCCCAGGTCGAGTCCATCGACAGTGGCGTGGCCCTGGTGCTGCAAGCCTTGCCCCGCGGCCAACGGCGTCGTCTCAAAGTGCGCCTGCCATTCCTGGCCACTGTGGATAACGCCGCGCCAAAACCTCGGCAAAGCGCCTACGGTCCGGCCCGGCGTGGGGCATTGCATGCCGAGGAAGTCGAAGTGATCGACGACACCTTGCTGGCGGTGGCGACCCTGCAACCGGCCAAGCCACGCCCCAAGCGCTTGAAAGTGATCAAGGCCAAGAGCGGCG of Pseudomonas fluorescens contains these proteins:
- a CDS encoding electron transfer flavoprotein subunit alpha/FixB family protein, coding for MSDIIRRDPRAEWIARNRLHPLHAAMQPVQHSWMGPNGVIRKNVHGIGFIGPNGIKRIDRSGAQQGGASKRTAAVEVQLPLHQVPQPAFYISVVPDMVGGRLSSHDRDLLGLAHQLAGTDGAVLAVVFGEHKENAFATAGVDRLLVLEGEAFSGYAPEQRVQGLRAVDNQFNPRHWLLPDSRTGGGELGRRFAAALGERPATRVWQVKGEECIGRAGAGLQDLARPLARLILAAAECAEPVSETRHEALPVELSTSVARSLSRIEDLGAVAVDPGAIPMAEAEFIFSGGNGVKDWALFHQTAAALGATEGASRVAVDDGFMARDRQVGASGTWVTARVYVAVGISGAIQHLQGIGACDKVVAINLDPGCDMIKRADLSVIGDSAAILQALIAAVEAYRNEAKRDAA
- the dgcB gene encoding dimethylglycine demethylation protein DgcB, which translates into the protein MLNTLLPTLLFAALGLAVLGALRRVNMWRRGRPAKVDLIGGLFAMPKRYMVDLHHVVARDKYIANTHVATAGGAVASVVLAILVHGFGLHNRFLGYALLLMSAVMFVGAIFVYLRRRNPPARLSKGPWMRLPKSLLAFSASFFLVTLPVAGILPENFGGWLVAAVLGVGVLWGVSELFFGMTWGGPMKHAFAGALHLAWHRRAERFGGGRSTGLKPLDLNDPAAPLGVEKPKDFTWNQLLGFDACVQCGKCEAACPAFAAGQPLNPKKLIQDMVVGLAGGTDAKFAGSPYPGKPVGEHAGNPHQPIVNGLVDAETLWSCTTCRACVEECPMMIEHVDAIVDMRRHLTLEKGATPNKGAEVLENLIATDNPGGFAPGGRMNWAADLNLNLLSEKKSTDVLFWVGDGAFDMRNQRTLRAFVKVLKAAKIDFAVLGLEERDSGDVARRLGDEATFQLLAKRNIQTLAKYSFNRIVTCDPHSFHVLKNEYGAFDGNYLVQHHSTYLAEIIDAGALNLGQHKGDSVTYHDPCYLGRYNGEYEAPRQVLRALGIEVKEMQRSGFRSRCCGGGGGAPITDIPGKQRIPDMRMDDIRETGAELVAVGCPQCTAMLEGVVEPRPMIKDIAELVADALLEDAAPSKPVAPAKREPAEVH
- the dgcA gene encoding dimethylglycine demethylation protein DgcA translates to MAFEAMFQPIQIGKLTIRNRVLSTAHAEVYATDGGMTTDRYVKYYEEKAKGGIGLAICGGSSVVAIDSPQEWWSSVNLSTDRIIPHFQNLADAMHKHGAKIMIQITHMGRRSRWDGFNWPTLMSPSGVREPVHRATCKTIEPEEIWRVIGNYAQAARRAKAGGLDGVELSAVHQHMIDQFWSPRVNKRTDEWGGSFEGRMKFGLEVLKAVRAEVGDDFCVGMRLCGDEFHPDGLSHEDMKQIAKYYDDTGMLDFIGVVGSGCDTHNTLANVIPNMSYPPEPFLHLAAGIKEVVKVPVLHAQNIKDPNQATRILEGGYVDMVGMTRAHIADPHLIAKIKMGQIDQIKQCVGANYCIDRQYQGLDVLCIQNAATSREYMGVPHIIEKSTGPKRKVVVVGAGPAGMEAARVAAERGHDVTLFEKKEFIGGQITTASKAPQRDQIAGITRWFQLELARLKVDLRLGVAADAATIMDLRPDVVVLAVGGHPFLEQNEHWGAAEGLVVSSWDVLDGKVAPGKNVLVYDTICEFTGMSVADFLADKGSQVEIVTDDIKPGVAIGGTSFPTYYRSMYPKEVIMTGDMMLEKVYREGDKLVAVLENEYTGAKEERVVDQVVVENGVRPDEEIYYALKEGSRNKGQIDVEALFAIKPQPCLEQSGDGYLLFRIGDCVAQRNTHAAIYDALRLCKDF
- a CDS encoding DUF3010 family protein, whose product is MIICGIEIKGSEAIIAVASLEQQALTHIALNTKKIALDDDDEAANVKAFAAQVRAFVVENGIERIAIKKRSKKGEFAGGPTTFKIEGVFQLLEGCEVTLLSPQTLNAQHKKHDFALPATLNKYQHEAYKAACSALMKK
- a CDS encoding dipeptidase → MSPAELHADSIVIDGLIIAKWNRDLFEDMRKGGLTAANCTVSVWEGFQATINNIVASQKLIRENSDLVIPVKTTADIRRAKEQGKTGIIFGFQNAHAFEDQLGYVEIFKQLGVGVVQMCYNTQNLVGTGCYERDGGLSGFGREIVAEMNRVGIMCDLSHVGSKTSEEVILESKKPVCYSHCLPSGLKEHPRNKSDEELKFIADHGGFVGVTMFAPFLAKGIDSTIDDYAEAIEYTMNIVGEDAIGIGTDFTQGHGQDFFEMLTHDKGYARRLTSFGKIINPLGIRTVGEFPNLTETLLKRGHPERVVRKIMGENWVNVLKDVWGE
- a CDS encoding DUF5943 domain-containing protein, yielding MAKIAPQLPIEVDSETGIWTSDALPMLYVPRHFFVNNHMGIEEVLGADAYAEILYKAGYKSAWHWCEKEAECHGLEGVAVFEHYMKRLSQRGWGLFKIQDIDLDKGTASVKLEHSAFVYVYGKVGRKVDYMFTGWFAGAMDQILAARGSSIRTVAEQVYGGSEEGHDDGLFIVKPL
- a CDS encoding helix-turn-helix domain-containing protein, whose protein sequence is MNAPTDIQIINDADGNPAFVVIPYAQYVAQKLEPDLIPHEVVSRIVDGATPIRAWREHLNLTQDEVARRLGISQSAFAQQESVAKPRRATREKIAAAFGIHADQLEL
- a CDS encoding AAA family ATPase yields the protein MSKHPGFVFRRPDLARNIVDGLVGAGIQDYTSGLFLAAPRRTGKSTFLREDLIPECETRGWLAVYVDLWANKEKDPADLIASAIAGALVPYEKGIRKLAKSMGIDKLSFLRTLSWDFSLPQLPEGATLTQALELLHSAAGKTVVLVIDEAQHALTTEAGVNAMFALKAARDQLNQGREGDTSGLRLVFTGSNRDKLAHLVLSRNQPFYGSSITSFPLLGKEFTKAYAAHLNAHLAQTNQFNADDLDQAFELVGRRPEMLRSVIGEIALELGEASHLGELLRNSAQMLRAGVWTEFESAWNALTVPQRAVLQVMAERSQNNEPFAPFTDSTLDAVSKVLRSMGSEVVPGTQTIQSCIDALRDKELVWKSNRGGYALEDKAFADWLKGYRKQH
- a CDS encoding lysozyme inhibitor LprI family protein; this encodes MKSIFLALALISTLAHATEDTEPNPCDEVENDVQTLACSAYGKTAAEQLLNENLQSLNERLQTRYASDKTQLNDITAKVKAAQQLWQKQRDADCAIAAFPAKPGSEAYKIAENDCMAQVSDDRSEFLESIGQE
- a CDS encoding type II toxin-antitoxin system RelE family toxin, whose product is MNTIHWTRKAVKQLLKLHSAHQAQVRDAVTALAQMPDVVNVKALVGHDYAYRLRVGNYRVMFDWDGAIKVVSIQEVKKRDERTY